A window of Lacibacter sediminis contains these coding sequences:
- a CDS encoding dipeptidase → MLVRILLLLLVPSLLFAQNYKKIHKAAILVDTHNDIPSSAIEKKLAFDTDLRGKTHSDLNRMFAGGVDAQMFSIFCGGEQKEPYAFANQEMDSVYAWANRNPSKMRLVYTPADFKKAMKEKKLATMFGVEGGHMIENDLAKLNALHKRGMRYMTITWNNSTPWATSAADETTPGGAVNSEGKKGLTEFGKQVIKRMNELGVMVDISHVGEQTFWDITKLTTKPIIASHSCVWNLCPHRRNLKDEQIKAIAKSGGVIFLNFYAGFIDSSYEAKRNQLLLQYQPEIDSLIKTNMQPDYARIITAEKYKDQLLGIRPSLSVLLDHLDYIVKLVGVDHVGMGSDFDGIEAPPLELNGVEDYPLITKALLERGYSKKNIRKILGGNFIRVFAATMKNIAQ, encoded by the coding sequence ATGTTAGTACGAATTCTGCTTTTATTACTGGTACCATCTTTACTTTTTGCCCAGAACTATAAAAAGATCCATAAAGCCGCCATATTGGTGGATACACATAATGATATTCCTTCATCTGCTATTGAAAAGAAACTTGCTTTTGATACTGATCTGAGAGGCAAAACGCACTCTGATCTCAACCGCATGTTTGCTGGTGGCGTGGATGCACAGATGTTCTCGATCTTTTGTGGCGGCGAACAAAAAGAACCCTATGCTTTTGCCAACCAGGAAATGGATAGTGTATATGCATGGGCAAACCGAAATCCTTCAAAGATGAGGTTGGTGTATACGCCTGCTGATTTTAAAAAAGCCATGAAAGAAAAAAAGCTGGCAACCATGTTTGGGGTTGAAGGTGGACATATGATTGAAAATGATTTAGCAAAACTCAATGCTTTGCATAAAAGAGGTATGCGGTATATGACCATCACCTGGAATAACTCCACGCCTTGGGCAACAAGTGCAGCCGATGAAACAACTCCCGGCGGTGCTGTTAACAGCGAAGGGAAAAAAGGGCTGACAGAATTTGGAAAGCAGGTAATCAAACGAATGAATGAATTGGGTGTAATGGTTGATATTAGTCATGTAGGTGAACAAACATTCTGGGATATTACAAAGCTCACAACCAAACCCATCATTGCATCGCATAGCTGTGTATGGAATTTATGTCCGCACAGAAGAAATTTAAAAGATGAGCAGATCAAAGCCATAGCAAAAAGCGGTGGTGTCATCTTCCTGAATTTCTATGCAGGATTTATTGACAGTTCGTATGAAGCCAAACGTAATCAACTGCTGCTGCAATACCAGCCTGAGATCGATTCGCTGATAAAGACAAACATGCAGCCTGATTATGCACGCATCATCACTGCAGAAAAATACAAAGATCAGTTGCTGGGTATTCGTCCATCGCTATCGGTATTGCTCGATCACCTCGATTATATTGTAAAACTTGTTGGTGTTGATCATGTAGGCATGGGTAGCGATTTTGATGGCATTGAAGCTCCACCGCTTGAGTTAAATGGTGTAGAAGATTATCCACTCATCACCAAAGCATTACTGGAAAGAGGTTACAGCAAGAAAAATATCCGCAAAATTTTAGGTGGCAATTTTATAAGAGTATTTGCAGCAACTATGAAGAATATTGCTCAGTAA
- a CDS encoding hybrid sensor histidine kinase/response regulator transcription factor, whose product MPQSQTTTKLLFVLFFVGLFVSSFGQLKYEELTTSHGLSQGYIYDILQDKDGFLWFGTKDGLNRYDGYSFKVYTYDSYNPNSISNNNINRLFEDSKGRLWVSTDDGLNIYDKRRDHFRRILHNPKNANSLSGNKISLPVPVIELPDGRFLVFPEEKKLNVISLPDDFLEDNSQPVITHLTAPGAQNINCMYMDGKKKVWIISDKVYELLPNDMSLIWRKNSFVFGQTAPAADGSVWSDDIFFSQVQDTNAYPLFSKDITKGHGRTFLHETDKKRFWLGITDSGRLEIFDIKNWKRGSPVDPEQTRLHSFSEVTPTKIYKDRSGLVWLGTNGYGLRKYSNDTEKFHHIASGFSVRKIMGLPNNQIFIKGWGELKKLDTEGNNLTGKEEKTLFNSREFFMGKEFTIWGLLRKNSISSNNYTEVIEKLNLVTNVSTTYKINVNREEELLDPKMEDSKGNIWLMGVGGRLIVLNPFTGAYKKITINTDAANPMLKGAQITTLHEDATGIFWAGTENGLAKINFQFSAAAPPRITWYKANVDDKTALNYSHVTCIINDAFDSNILWVATKGGGLNRLNKTNNQFTHITTKEGLCNNVVYGLLTDDAGNIWGSTNNGIFCLLNKEKDQQGKWLFRHFTKTSGLQDDEFNTGAYTKLNNGDLAFGGVNGLNIFNPAIVLQSGFVPNVFITNILAGNEVVVPNDKTGILQQAIEQSSSITLNHSQDILTLEYSSLDFTAPDQNKYRYQLVGIDKDWVESGTRRTATYLHLPPGNYTFKVQGSNSQGMWSSKIAELKIIVNPPWWRTWWAYVIYVLLIGFAARAYFLFRINKAKLQSQLHFEQQEAKRVKELDTLKTQLYANITHEFRTPLTVILGMAQQVKSKPDEHLNEGMEMIVRNGNHLLNLVNEMLDLSKLEDGKMTLNLVKGDVINFLRYVVESFQSLAASQQKQFHFLADADELVVAYDAEKLRQIITNLLSNALKFTPAHGNVYISISQEATEEPGYTFMVLKVKDTGIGIPENQLQHIFDRFYQLDNSHTRKAEGTGIGLALTKELVKLMNGTIAVKSPPVGATKGTEFTIVLPMKKASVEDVAVTVPVFAKEPAPEPAFVRSKPVIINNEHAAPTTPLILLVEDNVDVVAYTASCLPNYKLAVGKDGKEGFEIAVEIIPDLIITDVMMPFIDGFEMCRKLRQDERTSHIPIIMLTAKADLQSKLEGLEKGADVYLEKPFHKEELLLRIKKLLELRKNLQQYYSKQIGIAQQTETASTDEIVTIEEPSEHEFVKKVRELVEANFTNYEFSVEQLCKMIFMSHSQLHRKLEALTGCPPNKFIRIIRLNKAKELLTDPSLSIAAIALDCGYNDPGYFARVFKQEYGVTPQEWRITINK is encoded by the coding sequence ATGCCCCAAAGCCAAACCACAACCAAGCTGCTGTTTGTTCTATTCTTTGTGGGGCTATTTGTGTCTTCATTTGGACAATTGAAGTATGAGGAGCTAACCACCTCACATGGTTTATCGCAGGGTTATATTTATGATATACTGCAGGATAAAGATGGCTTCCTGTGGTTTGGCACTAAAGATGGGCTTAACCGCTACGATGGGTACAGCTTTAAAGTTTATACCTACGATAGCTATAACCCAAACTCAATAAGTAATAACAACATTAACCGCCTTTTTGAAGACAGTAAAGGAAGGCTTTGGGTAAGTACAGATGATGGTCTTAATATTTATGATAAAAGACGAGATCATTTCCGACGCATTTTACACAACCCCAAAAATGCAAACAGCCTTTCCGGTAATAAAATTTCTTTACCTGTACCTGTAATTGAACTGCCCGATGGACGGTTTTTAGTATTTCCGGAGGAAAAAAAATTAAATGTTATTTCGCTACCCGACGATTTTTTAGAAGATAATTCACAGCCGGTCATTACGCATTTAACAGCGCCCGGGGCGCAAAATATTAACTGCATGTATATGGACGGCAAGAAAAAAGTCTGGATCATTTCTGATAAGGTTTATGAACTGCTGCCAAACGATATGTCGCTTATATGGCGCAAGAACAGCTTTGTATTTGGACAAACTGCCCCGGCTGCCGATGGCAGTGTATGGTCCGATGATATTTTCTTTAGCCAGGTGCAGGATACCAATGCCTATCCGCTGTTTTCAAAAGATATTACCAAAGGTCATGGCAGAACTTTTTTACACGAAACAGATAAGAAGAGATTTTGGCTGGGCATCACCGATTCGGGCAGGCTGGAAATTTTTGATATTAAAAACTGGAAACGGGGCAGCCCGGTTGACCCGGAACAAACAAGGCTGCATAGTTTTTCGGAAGTAACACCAACAAAAATTTATAAAGACCGTTCGGGGCTTGTGTGGCTGGGCACGAACGGTTACGGATTACGTAAATACAGCAACGACACTGAAAAATTTCATCATATTGCCAGTGGTTTTAGTGTGCGTAAAATTATGGGCCTGCCAAACAACCAGATTTTTATAAAAGGCTGGGGCGAATTAAAAAAGCTTGATACGGAGGGAAACAACTTAACAGGCAAAGAGGAAAAGACGCTGTTTAATAGCCGTGAATTTTTTATGGGGAAGGAGTTTACCATTTGGGGGTTACTCCGTAAAAATAGTATCAGCAGTAATAATTATACTGAAGTAATTGAAAAATTGAACCTGGTAACAAACGTTTCAACTACCTACAAGATCAATGTTAACAGGGAAGAAGAATTGCTGGATCCAAAAATGGAAGACAGCAAAGGCAATATATGGCTTATGGGTGTTGGAGGACGGCTGATCGTATTAAACCCTTTTACAGGAGCGTATAAAAAAATTACGATCAACACCGATGCTGCTAATCCTATGCTAAAAGGTGCACAGATAACCACCTTGCACGAAGATGCAACCGGTATTTTTTGGGCAGGTACAGAAAACGGACTCGCAAAAATTAATTTTCAATTCAGTGCCGCAGCGCCACCAAGAATAACATGGTACAAAGCAAATGTTGACGATAAAACAGCTTTAAACTACAGCCATGTAACATGCATTATTAATGATGCGTTCGACAGCAATATTTTATGGGTGGCAACAAAAGGCGGCGGTCTTAATCGACTTAATAAAACAAATAATCAATTTACTCATATCACTACTAAAGAAGGTCTTTGTAATAATGTGGTGTATGGACTGTTGACAGATGATGCTGGTAATATATGGGGCAGTACCAATAATGGTATTTTTTGTTTGTTGAATAAAGAAAAAGATCAACAAGGCAAATGGTTGTTCCGGCATTTTACAAAAACTTCGGGCCTACAGGACGATGAGTTTAACACCGGCGCATACACTAAACTTAACAATGGCGATCTGGCTTTTGGAGGTGTTAACGGACTAAATATTTTTAACCCGGCAATCGTTTTACAAAGCGGCTTTGTACCAAATGTTTTTATCACCAATATTTTAGCAGGCAACGAAGTGGTAGTGCCGAATGATAAAACAGGCATCTTACAACAGGCCATTGAACAATCATCGTCCATTACATTAAATCATTCGCAGGATATTTTAACACTTGAATATTCATCACTTGATTTCACAGCGCCCGATCAAAATAAATACCGTTACCAGTTAGTTGGTATTGATAAAGATTGGGTGGAAAGCGGAACAAGACGAACCGCAACTTATTTACACTTGCCACCGGGCAACTATACATTTAAAGTTCAGGGCAGTAACAGCCAGGGCATGTGGAGCAGTAAGATCGCTGAGTTAAAAATTATTGTCAATCCTCCGTGGTGGCGTACCTGGTGGGCTTATGTTATTTATGTGCTTTTGATCGGTTTTGCAGCGAGAGCGTATTTTTTATTCAGGATCAATAAAGCAAAACTGCAATCGCAATTGCATTTTGAGCAACAGGAAGCAAAACGTGTAAAGGAATTAGATACATTGAAAACACAACTGTATGCGAATATCACGCATGAGTTCCGCACACCGCTTACCGTTATTTTGGGAATGGCACAGCAGGTGAAATCAAAACCTGATGAGCACCTCAATGAAGGCATGGAGATGATCGTTCGTAATGGAAATCATTTGCTCAATCTTGTAAATGAAATGCTTGATCTGTCGAAGCTGGAAGATGGAAAGATGACATTGAATTTGGTAAAAGGAGATGTGATCAATTTTTTACGATATGTAGTAGAATCATTTCAATCATTGGCAGCAAGCCAGCAAAAGCAATTTCACTTTTTAGCGGATGCAGATGAATTGGTGGTAGCCTATGATGCAGAAAAGTTGCGACAGATCATTACCAATCTTTTATCGAACGCATTAAAGTTCACACCTGCACACGGCAACGTGTATATAAGTATTTCGCAGGAAGCAACGGAAGAGCCCGGTTATACCTTTATGGTTTTGAAAGTAAAAGATACCGGCATCGGTATTCCTGAAAACCAATTGCAGCATATATTCGATCGTTTTTATCAATTGGATAACAGTCATACACGCAAAGCAGAAGGTACCGGTATTGGACTGGCGCTTACAAAAGAACTGGTAAAGCTCATGAACGGAACTATCGCTGTAAAAAGTCCGCCGGTGGGTGCAACAAAAGGAACTGAGTTTACCATAGTATTACCAATGAAAAAAGCAAGTGTGGAAGATGTTGCAGTCACTGTTCCTGTATTTGCAAAAGAACCTGCGCCTGAGCCTGCTTTTGTCAGAAGTAAACCTGTTATCATCAACAATGAACATGCTGCGCCAACCACACCATTGATCTTATTGGTAGAAGATAACGTAGATGTGGTTGCCTATACTGCAAGCTGCCTGCCTAACTATAAACTGGCGGTTGGAAAAGATGGAAAAGAAGGTTTTGAAATTGCAGTAGAAATAATTCCTGATTTAATTATTACGGATGTAATGATGCCATTCATTGATGGTTTTGAAATGTGCAGGAAATTAAGACAGGATGAACGTACCAGTCACATCCCCATCATCATGCTTACAGCAAAAGCTGATCTGCAAAGCAAACTCGAAGGGCTGGAGAAAGGTGCGGATGTATATTTAGAGAAACCGTTTCATAAAGAAGAGTTGTTACTACGTATTAAAAAACTACTCGAGCTCCGGAAAAATTTGCAGCAGTATTACAGTAAGCAAATTGGCATTGCACAACAAACAGAAACTGCATCAACCGATGAAATTGTAACAATTGAAGAACCTTCAGAACATGAGTTTGTTAAAAAAGTAAGAGAACTGGTGGAAGCTAATTTTACCAATTATGAATTTAGTGTGGAGCAGTTGTGCAAGATGATCTTTATGAGTCACTCTCAACTGCACCGCAAACTTGAAGCTCTTACCGGTTGTCCGCCGAATAAATTTATCCGCATCATACGCTTAAATAAAGCCAAAGAATTACTGACGGATCCTTCATTAAGCATTGCTGCTATTGCATTGGATTGCGGTTACAACGATCCCGGTTATTTTGCACGTGTGTTTAAACAGGAGTATGGTGTAACACCGCAGGAGTGGCGTATCACAATTAATAAATAG
- a CDS encoding GNAT family N-acetyltransferase has translation MTELIYIQQEGWLMDEVRKLFREYETELDENLCFQSFEDELKDPLKYYGPPKGVLYLAKWNNEVAGCVALKPLRERGSCEMKRLYVKPFYRKHKIGKVLVEQLIKDAQMLGYTKMKLDTLEKLQPAIGLYKQYGFVETTAYYENPLDEVVYMEKDLI, from the coding sequence ATGACGGAGTTAATTTATATACAGCAGGAAGGCTGGTTGATGGACGAGGTGAGGAAGCTGTTTCGGGAATATGAAACGGAGCTGGACGAAAATCTTTGCTTCCAGAGTTTTGAAGATGAGTTGAAAGATCCATTGAAATATTACGGTCCGCCAAAAGGGGTGTTATACCTGGCGAAATGGAATAACGAAGTGGCCGGTTGTGTTGCATTGAAACCACTGCGTGAAAGAGGTAGCTGTGAAATGAAGCGGCTCTATGTAAAACCCTTTTACCGGAAGCATAAGATCGGGAAAGTGTTGGTGGAGCAACTGATCAAAGATGCGCAGATGCTGGGCTATACAAAAATGAAACTCGACACATTAGAAAAATTACAACCTGCTATTGGCTTGTACAAACAATACGGGTTTGTAGAAACTACCGCTTACTACGAAAATCCGTTGGATGAAGTGGTATATATGGAGAAAGATTTGATTTGA
- a CDS encoding DUF2306 domain-containing protein: MAQPNNLQVLQKPTSYLRLSILLLLALYICKVTFQEILPYLTLNKESYGRFWDYKWPLFFHISSGITAMLIGPFQFWKKFRSRYIKAHRLLGRIYLIAILIGTISATYLAWTSGYKISFSWAFGLQCLALAWIITASMAYVSVMRRRITQHKEWMTRSYVVTLGFFFFRILNNSVFVKSLMPEFKERGVTIIWFCWAIPLLITEIVINWKKK, from the coding sequence ATGGCGCAACCAAATAACCTTCAGGTTTTACAAAAACCAACATCCTATCTAAGACTATCCATTTTACTACTTCTCGCTCTCTATATCTGTAAAGTTACTTTTCAGGAAATATTACCCTACTTAACGCTGAATAAAGAAAGTTATGGCAGGTTTTGGGATTATAAATGGCCTTTGTTTTTCCATATTTCAAGTGGAATTACAGCCATGTTAATCGGTCCGTTTCAATTCTGGAAGAAATTCAGAAGCAGATATATCAAGGCGCATAGACTGCTTGGTCGCATCTATCTCATCGCTATCTTAATCGGTACAATAAGTGCAACTTATTTAGCATGGACCAGTGGATACAAGATAAGTTTTTCATGGGCGTTTGGTCTGCAATGTTTAGCACTTGCCTGGATTATTACAGCATCTATGGCTTATGTTTCAGTGATGAGAAGACGTATAACTCAACATAAGGAATGGATGACAAGAAGCTATGTGGTAACTCTTGGATTCTTCTTTTTTCGCATATTAAATAATTCTGTTTTTGTAAAATCATTGATGCCGGAATTTAAAGAAAGAGGCGTAACGATTATTTGGTTTTGCTGGGCAATACCGTTATTGATCACAGAAATTGTAATAAACTGGAAAAAGAAATAA